The genomic stretch CGGATCCCATAGGGAACAACGGGACCCGTCCGGATCCCATAGAGAACAACGGGACCCATCcggaccccatagggaacaacGGGACCGTCcggaccccatagggaacaacGGGACCGTCCGGATCCCATAGGGAACAACGGGACCCGTCcggaccccatagggaacaacGGGACCGTCcggaccccatagggaacaacGGGACCGTCcggaccccatagggaacaacGGGACCGTCCGGATCCCATAGGGAACAACGGGACCCATCCGCCCCCCCCCTTACCGGACACCCCCATTGATACCAATGGGACCCatccggtgcccccccccccaccacgTACCGGGTCCTTGGGTGGCTCCGTCCTCGGGGGGGGGCCCTTGGAGGGGGGGGGACCCCCcgtgggggggtgggggggggcacccatgggtgatggggggggggttggggtgggggaggggttGTTTTGGGGGAACCCCCGTTGGTGGGGGGGGCCCCTTTTGGGGAGGGGGCCCTATGGGTGGGGGGGGGCCCTTTTGGGGGGGACCCTTCATAGTTGCGGGGTCCCCTATGGGAGGGGGGGGACCCTTTTGGGGGGGTCCTGCGGGTTGTTTGGGGGACCCTATAGGTGGGGGGGGACCCTTTTGGGGGGATCCCGCTATAGGTGGGGGGGGCACCTTTTGTTGTGGGGGTCCCTTCATTGTTGGGGGGTCCCCTATAGATGGGGGGTCCCCTATAGGTTGGGGGGGCCCCTTCTGTTGTGGGGGTCCCTTCATTGTTGCGGGGTCCCCTATAGGAGGGGGGGGACCCTTTTGGGGGGGTCCTGCAGGTTGTTTGGGGGACCCCATAGGTGGGGGGGGCCCTTTATGTTGGGGAGGTCCCTTCATGGTTGGGGGGTCCCCTATAGATGGTGGGTCCCCTATAGGTGCGGGGTCCCCTATAGGTGGGGGGGACCCTTTATGTTGGGGGGAACCCGCTATAGGTGGGGGGTCCCCTATAGGTGCAGGGTCCCCTATGGGAGGGGGGTCCCCTATAGATGGGGGGTCCCCCATAGTCACAGTGACCCCGATGTGTGGGGGGGGCTCCCCCagaggggggggcgggggggttTCTATGTGCAGGGGGGTCAAAGCCCCCCCCTCTTCCGGGGGGGTTCCCCAGGGCCCccccagctccatggcctcGTTCTGGTCCCactcttcatcctcctcctcctcatcctcctcctcctcctcttcctcttccctatGGATGCACACAGGAAAGGGGGGGTCACAGaagcccctccccccattgcccccccccattgcaccccaaccccccattgcaccccaaccccccattgcaccccaaaCTCCCCCATTGCACCCAAACCCctcccccattgcaccccaaccccctcccccattgcaccccaaccccctccccccattgcaccccaaacccctccccccattgcaccccaaccccctccccccattgcaccccaaacccctccccccattgcaccccaaacccctcccccattgcaccccaaaccccctccccccattgcaccccaaaTCCCTCCCATtgcaccccaaacccctcccccattgcaccccaaacccctccccccattgcaccccaacccccccattgcaccccaaacccctcctcccattgcaccccaaacccctccccccattgcaccccaaacccctccccccattgcaccccaaaCCTCTCCCATTGCACCCCAAACCTCTCCCATTGCACCCCAActcccccattgcaccccaaacccctccccccattgcaccccaaacccctcccccattgcaccccaaacccctcccccattgcaccccaaaccccccattgcaccccaaacccctccccccattgcaccccccctccctcccctcccccccccactcaCTCGGGGTCCCCTCGCACATACGAGTACCCCACAAACggcagctgcagccccaggtCTGGGGGGTCCCAGGGCTccgggggggggtcctggggggggaCACAAGGGGGGGGGTCAGatatggggggtaatgggggcaatgggggggggtatggggagggaatggggggtGTGTCTGTGGCCTATAGGGTGGATGGTGAGacatggggtgtatggggtgctCCATAGGGTGTATGTCCCATAGGGTCTATACGGTGCTCCATAGGGGGCCAAtagggggggttatgggggtcacatggggggggggaatgggggggtgTCTGTTTCCCATAGGGTGGATGGTGAGccatggggtgtatggggtgctCCATAGGGGGTATGTTCcatagggtctatagggtgcTCCACAGGGGTATGTCCCAtagtgtctatggggtgctccATAGGGGGTATGTCccatgggatgtatggggtggCCCATAGGGGGTATGTCCcatagggtctatagggtgcTCCATAGGGAGTATGTCCCATAGGGTCTATATGGTGCTCCATAGGGGTATGTCCCATAGGGTCTATAGGTGCTCCACAGGGGTATGTCCcatagggtctatagggtgccccatagggtCTACAGGGTGCTCCATAGGGCGTATGTCCcatggggtctatagggtgaTCCACAGTCTCTCTAGGGTGCCCCATAGGCTCTACAGCTGCCCCACAGGCTCTATAGGGTGCCCCATAGGCTCTATAggccgccccgccccgccccccccccccgcgcgcACCCGCTGCACGTGACCCTCCTCCACGAGGTCGAAGTTCGCGGTGTCGTCGGGGCCGCGCGCGCAGGGCTGGAAGGGCGCGCGCGCGCGCCGCAGGTGGCGCCAACGCAGCCCCGCGAACAGCGGCGCGCGCCGGAAGTCCCGCGCGCCCCCGCGGCCCAGGCGCCGCTCTCGCGAGCACAGCAGGGACCGCACGAGAGCGCGCGCGGCACAGGACAGGGACACGCCCCCTTCTGGTGGGGACACGCCCACTTCCTCTGGGGACACGCCCACTTCGGCATCAGAGGACACGCCCCCTTCGGTGCCTATGGACACGCCCACTTCGGATACGCCCCCCTCGGTCGGGGCCACGCCCCCTTCATCCGGGTCATCCGGGAAGTGGAGGTGAtcctgggggggagggggagggtcAACAGCGTAGGAAAGCAATTGATCCCTATTGGCCCAATGATcaccattgatacccattgatacccattaatccccattgacccccattgatacccattgatccccattgttctcattgatccccattgtccctattgcccccattgccccccattgccccccattgttccccattgccccattgtccctattgcccccattgccccattgtcccccattgaccccattgccccccattgtcccccattaccccattaacccccattaaccccattgtCCCATTGTCCCTATTCCCCCCATTGTCCctattgcccccattgcccccattgtccctattgtccccattatccccattgccccccattgccctcattccccccattaccccatatatccccattacccccattaccccatatacccccattgCCCATCATtgccccattgcctcccattcccccctttgcccccattgccccataaacccccattaccccatacacccccattaccccatatacccccattaCCCTAttaccccatatacccccattaccccatatacccccattaccccatatacccccattaccccattaccccatatacccccattgcccccatgtccccattgcccctcattGCCCCattcccccatacacccccattaccccatatacccccattcccccatacacccccattaccccatatacccccattaccccatacacccccattacccccttgcccccattgccccatacacccccattaccccatatacccccattaccccatatacccccattaccccattaccccatatacccccattgcccccatgtccccattgcccctcattGCCCCattcccccatacacccccattaccccatatacccccattcccccatacacccccattaccccatacacccccattaccccatacacccccattaccccatatacccccattaccccatacacccccattcccccatacacccccattaccccatatacccccattaccccatacacccccattgccccatacacccccattaccccatatacccccattaccccatacacccccattgccccatacacccccattaccccatatacccccattccccccattaccccattaccccattaccccatacccccattaccccattaccccattaccccatacccccattaccccattaccccattaccccatacacccccattaccccattaccccattaccccatacacccccattaccccattaccccattaccccatatacccccattaccccatatacccccattgtccctattgtccccatacacccccatccccccccccccccccccccattcccggCACCTGGAAGTGCAGGATCTTGCCGTAGGTCTCCAGGACACTCTCAGCATAGAAGGGAGTCCTGCCGAACAGCATCTCATAGGCCAGTACTCCCAGTGCCCACCAGTCAACCTCAGCCCCATAGCGCAGGCTGGGATCCTCCActgccagcagcatctctggggACAGGTAATCCGGGGTGCCCACCGCCACCGACGAGCGCACCTGcggtatagggggtatggggtgtatggggtgtggggtatggggtatgggatatggggtatggggtatggggtatggggtatggggtatgggatatgggatatggggtatggggtatggggtatggggtatggggtatggggtatggggtatggggtatgggatatggggtatgggatatggggtatggggtatgggatatggggtgtgggatatggggtatggggtatgggatatggggtatggggtatggggtatggggtatggggtatgggatatggggtgtggggtatgggatatggggtatgggttatggggtatgggatatggggtatggggtatggggtatggggtatgggatatggggtgtggggtatgggatatggggtatggggtatggggtatggggtatgggatatggggtatggggtatgggatatgggatatggggtatgggatatggggtatagggtatggtatatggggtataggatatggggtatgggtaTTATGGGATGCGGGTGCAGGCTCTGCCCTCACGGTGCCATCAGGCCCCAGCTTGAGGCAGGAGCCGAAGTCCCCAAGCCGGATGTGACCCCATCGGTCCAGGAGGATGTTGTCGGGTTTGATGTCCCTGGGGGGGAGGAGCCTTTgtcaccccatagaccccataacccccatagagccccatagccccatagcctcCTTATCCCCATAGCGCCCTATAGcgccccatatcaccccataacaccccatatcaccccataacaccccatatcaccccataacaccccataacacccataacaccccatagctcccatagcaccccataacaccccataacacccataacaccccatagcTCCCATAGATGCCCGTAtcaccccatatcaccccataacaccccatatcaccccatagcatcccataacacccataacaccccataactcccatagatccccatagcaccccatatcaccccataacaccccatagcaccccatagcgccccataacACCCATATACCCCCACACCGCGCACTCTGCCGCCCCCTGGCGGCCTCACCGGTGCACGTAGCCATAGcaccccataacaccccatagcacaATATAGATCACCataacaccccatagcaccccatagcaatccataacaccccatagcaccccatatcaccccatagatccccatagcaccccatagaaccccatagcaccccatagtgtcccatatcaccccatagcaccccatagcaccccatatccccataacaccccatagcaccccataacACTGCGTAacaccccataacaccccatatcaccccatagcaccccatagcacccataacaccccacagtgccccatagcaccccatagcactcCATATCACCCTATTtcaccccatatcaccccatacTGCCCCCCAGCGCCCCCTGCCGTCCGCACCGGTGCACGTATCCCATCCGGTGCATGTAGCCATAacaccccatatcaccccatagatccccatacagccccatagcgcccccttGCGCACCGGTGCACGTATCCCATCCGGTGCATGTAGCCATAtcaccccatatcaccccatagatccccatacagccccatagctccccatagcaCTCTATACATCCCCATAGCGCCCCCCGGCGGCCGCACCGGTGCACGTATCCCATCCGGTGCACGCTGTCTATGGCCatacagccccatagcaccccatagcaccctatacagccccatagcgcccccaGCGGCCGCACACACCGGTGCACGTATCCCATCCGGTGCACGCTGTCTATGGCCatacagccccatagatccccatacagccccatagctccccatagctccccatactGCCCCATACCGCCCCCTATCGGCCGCACCGGTGCACGTATCCCATCCGGTGCATGTAgccatatcaccccatagccccccatagaccccatagctccccatagcaccccatactGCCCCATAGCGGCCCCTGCCGTCCGCACCGGTGCACGTATCCCATCCGGTGCACGCTGTCTATGGCCatacagccccatagatccccatagttccccatagatcccatagcGCCCCCTGCCGTCCGCACCGGTGCACGTATCCCATGCGGTGCATGTAgccatatcaccccatagatccccatagatccccatatcaccccatagatccccatagcaCCCTGTAGACCCTATACATCCCCATAGCGCCCCCCAGCGGCCGCACCGGTGCACGTATCCCATCCGGTGCATGCTGTCTATGGCCAtacagccccatagctccccatagatccccatacagccccatagctccccatagatccccatagatccccatagcgCCCCCTGCCGTCCGCACCGGTGCACGTATCCCATCCGGTGCACGCTGTCTATGGGCatacagccccatagatccccatagatccccatagctccccatacagccccacagccccccctaTCGGCCGCACACACCGGTGCACGTATCCCATCCGGTGCACGCTGTCTATGGCCAtacagccccatagctccccatagctccccatagatccccatagatcccatagcGCCCCCTGCCGTCCGCACCGGTGCACGTATCCCATCCGGTGCACGCTGTCTATGGCCatacagccccatagaccccatagatccccatacagccccatagatccccatataaccccatacagccccatagatccccatacagccccatagatccccatagatcccatagcGCCCCCTGCCGTCCGCACCGGTGCACGTATCCCATCCGGTGCACGCTGTCTATGGCCatacagccccatagcaccccatagatccccatacagccccatagcgcccccaGCGGCCGCACCGGTGCACGTATCCCATCCGGTGCACGCTGTCTATGgccatagatccccatagatccccatacagccc from Melopsittacus undulatus isolate bMelUnd1 chromosome 24 unlocalized genomic scaffold, bMelUnd1.mat.Z SUPER_24_unloc_1, whole genome shotgun sequence encodes the following:
- the LOC117438081 gene encoding myotonin-protein kinase-like; translation: MKESGEVFAMKIMNKRDLVQRGEVSCFREERDVLVHGDRRWITRLHFAFQDPQCLFLVMEYCVGGDLLTLLSKFGDCLPLPLVRFYLAELVLAIDSVHRMGYVHRDIKPDNILLDRWGHIRLGDFGSCLKLGPDGTVRSSVAVGTPDYLSPEMLLAVEDPSLRYGAEVDWWALGVLAYEMLFGRTPFYAESVLETYGKILHFQDHLHFPDDPDEGGVAPTEGGVSEVGVSIGTEGGVSSDAEVGVSPEEVGVSPPEGGVSLSCAARALVRSLLCSRERRLGRGGARDFRRAPLFAGL